GTGAAGGAACCCAGGTCGCGGCCCTGACGGGCCAGCCAGGCGTTGATGACGGCATGACCGAATTTGTCGGGCAGACAATCGGCCAAAAGTCCGGGTAATCCTTTGTAGGTGTCGAGATCACCGTTGGCCATACGGCCGCGGGGAAAGGCATAGACCTGAGTGTCGCGTAGCGGCATAGTCAGGGGAGCGATTTCGAGCCCCTGACGGACAAATTTGGGATCGTATTCAAAGGAGGCGGAACCGGTCGTCGCTGAGCCTTCCCAGGCAATAGCCGCTACGTCCGTGCCCCACAGCGTGATTCTGGCGGTGTCTACCATTCACTTTCCTCCGGCTGAGATTTATCTTTGGAGGATGTCGCGCGCTGGCGACGCTCGCCCTGCATTTTCAACAGTTGTTGCGGGCTCAGACGCGGCTCGGGAAGCAGCTGCTCCAGGCCGGGCATGGCGTCGAGTTCACGCAGCACTGCCACCAGGGTGGTCAGTTTACCCTGCCCCCGCTCCAGAGATTTAATGGTGCCGACGGAGAGCAGGACCCGGTCGGCTAAATCCTCCTGGGTGATGTTTCGGTTGAGCCGCAGCTGACGAATGCGACTGCCGAGCTCTCGCAGAACAGCTTTGTCACTCATGACGGAAAAGTCCATGACGAGCCTCCAAAACATAAAAGATAAAAAAAAGACTATTAATCAAGAAAACAGTACTCTATAGATATTTTTTTATCTACTATTTTAATCTCTTTCATCCTCGCGAGCAATTTATCTACTTGGAGAAAATTATAAAATATGCTGTGGGCAGACAGGTTTCGACGCCCCTGAAACGACAGAAGAGGTTAAGCCTCAGCTTAACCTCTTCGTATCAATGTTTGTTTTGTACTGTTCAAACAACAGCCTTCACTTCGATGGGGCAGACGATAAGGACTATTCGCCCCAGCCGATCTCCAAGGGCGGCTCATCTGAGGGTGCACGATTGATCCCTGCGGAAGAAGAGTCCAGGGTAAAACGACTCAGCATGGTACGCAGTTGTTCGGCTTGACTGTTGAGCTGTTCGGCCGCGGCAGCACTTTCTTCGGCACTGGCGGTATTTTGCTGGGTAACGGTGTCGATCTGGCCAACGCCGATGTTGATCTGGGAAATGCCCTGCGCCTGCTCCTGGCTGGCAGTGGCGATCTCACCGATGAGATCGGACACTTTTGTGATCTCTTCAACCATTTCCTGCAGCGCCTCGGCGGTTTGGGATGCGATCTGGGTGCCGTTAACGGTTTTTTCAACGGAACCTTCGATCAGCTCTGCCGTCTCGTGAGCGGCTTTGGCACTGCGTGCGGCGAGGTTTCGGACCTCTTCGGCGACGACGGCAAAACCTTTGCCATGTTGCCCGGCACGAGCCGCTTCTACAGCAGCATTGAGGGCCAGCAGGTTGGTTTGAAAGGCGATCTCATCAATGGTTTTAATGATCTTGCCAATCTGCTCTCCGGAAGCGTTGATGTCATTCATGGCCGCGACCATCTGCCCCATATGTTGGCTGCCGGCTTCACCGGCTTTTTTCGCTGAGGTGGTCAACTGGTTGGCGACAGAGGCATTTTCGGCATTGGCAGAGGTCTGTGCCGAACTTTCATTGAGCGAAGCGGCAATCTCTTCGAGGCTGCTGGCCTGTTCCGTGGCCCCCTGTGACAGGGCCTGGCTGGTATCGGAAATCTGATTACTGCCGGAGGCAATCTGTTCACCAAAGGCGCGAATTTGCGCCATGGTCTCATTCATGGCGGCATTGGCGTGGGCAAGGGGAACGGCTATCACGCCATTGGCTTTAAAAGTGAAATCGCCACTGGCCAGCTTCTCAAACGCGGTAACCACTTCCTGCTGCAGATTATCGGCAAATCGGTCAACGACCTCAGCCATCTCTCCGATTTCATCTTTGCGGTTGAGATTGAGCCGTTTATCCAGATGGCCATTTTGCAGATCGGTCATCATGTTGGATGTCAAAACCAAAGGACGGCTGACGCTGTTGGCCAACAGGTAGCTGCCGATAACCGACAGAACCAGCATTAATGCGGCGATCGAAACAATCCACATCAGTTGCGTCGTCACAGCATCGTGGACCAGATTGTGCGATGCAGCAAAATCATCGGTGTAATAGCCGGCGACAATAACCCAATCCCACGGGGCAAAATAAGTGATGGCCGCTACCTTGCTGCGCGCTTCACTATTACCCTGATCTTTCCAGTTGTAGTGCTCAAAAGCGATCGGGATCTCTCCGCGACTGTACGATGGCAGTGCCAGCGCCTTATCAACGATTGTGCGAATAATCGATGAGCCATCGGCATCTTTTACATCGAGAATGTTTTCTTTATCCCGCTTGCCGCCTTGAGAAATGATATAGCTGCCCTGCAAATCGCCTTTCCCGCCGAGCACATAAACATAGCCGCTTTTTCCGACTTTGATATCGAGGATACCGTGACGCAGGCTTTTAATATTCTCCTGTTTCACACCGACATAGAGAATCCCGATCACGGTCGTATGCTGTTTGTCCCAAATCGGCTCATAGGCCGTAATATACCAGTCATCGACAACAAATGCCCGACCACGATAGGTCTCTCCGGAGAGGACTTTAGCTATAACCGGATTTGTTCTGCCGTCCGGATTGGTGTAGGGGATGTAGGTTCCCACAGCTCTCTGGCCATTTTTTTTCACCACATTCGTGGCAACACGTAACATATCCCCCTGATCATTCATCCGTTGGAAGATAGTGACCGTCCCGCCGACCAATGTCTGCACCTTGTCAACAACCGGCGTGGCAACATCGACCGAGGTGTTCTGTCCCAGCCAGGTCTCTCCCACCATCATACGCGCAAGCGAGACCTGTTGCGGTTGTTTGGTGTACTGGTTGACCGCCTGCCATTGAACAGAGTCGGCGTCAAAAGTAATCTCGCCGAGAGACGTCAGTGTTTCGCGGGCCACATTGAGGCCCGCATCGACCATGAGTTGGACAGACTCTTGCGCCGAACGACACATGAGAAAAACATCCTGAGAAATACATGCCGCTTCTCGGCGGGCCAGACTATCAATTTCGCCGCTGACGCGCTGGCTGAGAATCGTGTTTTGATAAATGGCGACTCCCAGAACGGAAACAACCGTGACCAGCACCAGAGACAATGACGTTAAAATGATTTTTGTTCTGATTTTCATATGACATCCTCTAATCTAGAAAAAAAACGACCTCTTTATATTCATTAGCAACAAATCAGAAATCTCACTTTCTAATGTATATCTAACATTATTCACTAAACAAGCTCTTTTGAGTTAAATAAATACCATTTTAAAGAAGGACCGTTCTCAATTAACTTTTATCGCACTTTTTTTCGACCGTTTCCGCGTCAGCGAAACACTCCGAATGGGGGCCATCAGCAGTCGCGTGCAAAGAGGAAAAGATTCGTAAAAAGGAAGAATCCATAAAAAAAATTTGCATGAGCCTTACTGTTGCCTATTATTGACAGGATATATAACACATGCATCCCCCTCCGGCGGCTCTTACAAAAAGTCCGTCAAAAAAAACCGTTGTGCTTCAAAATATCATGACACTCAAAAACGTCGCTGAAGCAAGATTTACTCACCAACATTCCAGGAGGAAACAATGCCAACAACCAACGAACATCTCAAAGAAGCCTTTTCAGGAGAAAGTCAGGCAAACCAGAAATATCGCGCTTTTGCCAAACAGGCCGAAAAAGAAGGGTTTAGCAACATTGCTAAATTGTTTCGCACCACGGCCGAGGCGGAGCGCATTCACGCCGAAGGCCACCTCAAGGCTCTGGATATGATCGCCAACACCGCCGACAATCTTCAGGCGGCCATTGACGGCGAGACCTATGAGTTCACCGAAATGTATCCGCCCATGCTGGAGCAAGCGGTGTCTGATGGTCACAAGGCGAAAACCATGTTCAAGTTTGCCGTTGATGCTGAAGAGGTGCATGCACAGATCTACGCCAAAGCTCTTGAGGCTGTAAAGGCGGGTAAAGATATGGATGTTGCAGAATTTTACCTCTGTCCGATCTGCGGTTATATCGAGCTGGGATCCGCTCCGGAAAAATGTCCGGTCTGCGGAGCGAAAAGCTCGGTATTCTGCCAGATCGACTAAGCTTTGTTAAAAGGGACTTCCGTTGCCCCGAAGAGAGCGACGAAGCTCCCTTTCCGGCTTCTGAATCAACGTAAACACCAAAAGGACTTACCGCATATGCGGTAAGTCCTTTTGGTGTTTGAGACAGTAGAAACCTCAATATTTTTTTCGATTCTATGACACTGCCAGAAGAAAACCCACCACATGGTCTTCAATTGTTCCCTTAAAAAAAACGACAATCAAATGCATAGATTATTCAAATAGAATATAATAACGTCACCTTTTGTAGCCGTTCCATGATTTCACGGAATAATATCTTTATTTGAGGCTTAAAAAAAACCTCACACGATAGGAGCTTTCATGTCTGATTCATCTGCAAACTGGCATCCATCGAGTTGGTGTAAATTCCCTGCGGCGCAGACACCACCGTGGCCCGACCCGGAGGAATACCAGCAGACGATCGAAACAATTTCCGAGTTTCCCCCTCTGGTTTTCGCGGGTGAAATCCGTGCTCTGAAAGATGTTCTGGCAAAAGCGGCTGAAGGCGAGGCGTTTCTTCTTCAGGGTGGGGATTGTGCTGAAAACTTCTCCCAGTGTACGGCGCCGTATATTCGTGAAACGCTTAAAGTTCTCCTGCAAATGGCGATTATCCTAACCTATGCCGGCGGTAAACCTGTCGCCAAAGTGGGACGCATTGCCGGCCAGTTCGCCAAACCACGTTCATCAAACATGGAAAAGATCGGCGACCTGGAATTACCCAGTTATCGGGGAGACATGGTGAACAGCCCGGAATTTACCGCGGAGGCACGCCGTCCGGACCCTCAGCGATTGATTAAAGGCTACTATGTCGCCTGTGCGACGATGAACCTGCTGCGCGCCTTTACCAAAGGGGGCTATGCCGCCCTTCATCGGGTCCATGCCTGGAATCAGGATTTCGTCAAGAATTCTCCGGTAGGACAGAATTATGAAGTTCTGGCTGAGCAGATTTCCCAAGCGTTGAATTTCTTTGAAACCATCGGCCTCGACGTTGACAGCCCCCGTTTCAACCAGGCCAATGTCTACACATCCCATGAAGCGCTGTTGCTCGGTTACGAAGAAGCATTGACACGCCGCGACTCGACCACGGGCCAATGGTATGACTGCAGCGCTCATATGATCTGGATTGGTGATCGAACCCGTCAATTGGATGGCGCACACATCGAGTTTTTCCGTGGCGTTCTCAACCCAATCGGCGTCAAAATCGGTCCCAGCTATAACCTGGATGAGACGCTACGCCTGATCGAAATACTCAACCCTGAAAACGAACCGGGAAGACTGACCCTGATCACCCGTTTTGGTGCCGGTAAAGTTGGCGACTATCTGCCGCCGTTGGCACGGGCGGTCAAAAAAGCCGGCCACAAAGTGGTCTGGTGTTGCGATCCGATGCATGGCAATACGTATGTTGCCGAAAGTGGCCATAAAACCAGAAACTTTGACGATATTATGGGTGAAGTGGGCAGTTTCTTTGACATTCATCGCTCTGAAGGGACCAATCCGGGCGGGGTTCATCTGGAGATGACCGGTGAGAACGTTACGGAGTGTATCGGTGGCGGGCGAAAAATTGAGAATGATCATCTCAAGCTGAATTATGCCACCCAGTGCGATCCTCGCCTGAACGCAGAACAGAGTCTTGATCTTGCATTTCATCTGGCACAGCTGGTTCATGGTTAACGCTTAGAGACGCATACGCGGGCAACGGCATGGGCCGCAACATCTGTCAACGATCTGCAGGACTGAAACAAATCGTTTTTATTTTTGCCAATGGAGGATTCAATGCAAAAGTATCGTTGTTCGATCTGTAAATACATCTACGACCCTGAAGTCGGCGATGAAACCAACGGCACGCCTCCACAAACCGACTTTGAGGATCTCCCCGAAGACTGGACGTGTCCGAATTGCGGCGTTGAAAAGTCGCTTTTCGAACCGGCTTAACAGAGCCCTTAACAGTCTGACTTGATTGATATTGAAAAAATCGGGTAGGAGGCGGGGTTACCCCCGCCGTCCTCCCACACCACCGTGCGTACGGTTCCGTACACGGCGGTTCCTGATTTGCTTCTGCATTAATCAACTAACAATGCCCGTCGCCCTATAAGCGCCCAGCTTTACCTCACGACTTCCGGTCGCCACTTCCAGCTTTAGGCCCTCTTTCGAGGCATCTGCTCAAGACGTTCAGAAAAGTAGTTTAACTCCGCATATCAGGTTCGGCCCTTCGCTGTGGTGGTTAGCCCAGCTACTATGGCCTCTGCTGACTTCTGTCAGCCCATCCCGACATCTTACGATGCCAGTAGCACATGGCAGGCCGACAGACCTCCCAGGGTAAGACACACGACCTTCCTCCCATATACCCGCCACATTTACAGCCTCACCCTCCCGGATGACTATCGGGCTTTGAAGATCTTGGCCTTCTCGCCCGGATGAAACTGCCTCGTATGTGATTCCTGTTCGTCGGGCCGGGATTTTGCCTGCGGCTTCCTTCAGATTCCGGGTCACCCCGGACACCCTTGCCGTTCGGCTAGCGGTTCCCGTCATCAGGGTCCGCAGAGGACTTTCACCTCCAAGTCACTGCTTAACCACCACAGTTAAACAGACGGTGCTTTCGCACCACGTGCCATGCCTGGCACACCAAAAAAAGGGTTCGCTGAACAATCAGCGAACCCTTTGATTTTTTATGGTGGAGCTAAGCGGGATCGAACCGCTGACCTCTTGAATGCCATTCAAGCGCTCTCCCAGCTGAGCTATAGCCCCATAAGACGAAGGCGTTTATATCAAAGGCGGCGACTGCCTGTCAACGCATTTCTTCTTCAAACTCATAAAGTTTTCAATTTTTTCTGACATACGCATGACACCGCTGACAACAGGCTAAAAAAACAGCAAGATCAGCCCACCATTAAACTCACCGCCGACAGCAGCGCAATAATGATCAGCGTCGGGCTGCACTGGCGAATCTGACCGAGAATCAGCTGAATCAGCACGTAGCTGATAAAGCCGAACGCCAGTCCGGTAGAGATGCTATAGCCGAGCGGAATCATGACGATGGTGAGAAACGCCGGAGCCCCCTGCTGGATGTCGTTGAATGGGATCTGAGCCACATGGCGCATCATCAGCAAGCCGACGACGATCAGCGCCGGGGCGGTGGCGTAAGGTGGCACAATGGCGATGAGCGGGGTGAAGAACAATGCCAGTAGAAACATACCGGCCGTGGCCACGGCGGTGAGACCGGTGCGGCCTCCGGCACTGACCCCGCTGCCCGATTCGATGAAGGTGGTTGTGGTGCTGGTGCCGAGCAGTGCGCCACCGATGGTGGCCAGGGCATCGGCATTGAGCAGCCGCGAAATCAGCGGCACAGTACCCTGCCGTTCCAACAGACGCGCATCACGGCAAACGGAGACCAGAGTGCCGAGGCTGTCGAACAGGTCGACGAACATGAAGGAAAAGACGCTCGACCACAGTGAGATGGACAGGGCCGAAACAAGGTCCAGCTGAAAGGCCAGGGGAGCCGGTGACGGTGGCAAGGACACCAGCCGTTCAGGCAGCGGCACCTGGCCGATCAGCATACCGATCAGCGTGGTGACGGTAATGCCGATGAGCATGGCACCGCGCACCTGACGGATCTCGAGAATGACGATCAGCAACAGGCCGAACAGGCCGATAAACGCCCCTGTGGAAAAGGAGCCGAGCTGAACCATGGTGGCCGAGTTTTTGACCACCAGCCCGAGGTTCTGCAAACCGATAAACGCGATGAACAGCCCAATGCCGACTCCGGCGGCAATCTGTAATGGAAGGGGAATGGCTTTGACGATGTGTTGCCTGACTCCGAGCAGACTGAGCAACAGAAACACCACCCCGGACAGAAATACCACCCCGAGAGCGGTTTGCCAGCTCACCCCCTGCCCCATGACCATGCCGTAGGTAAAAAAGGCGTTCAGCCCCATACCCGGCGCCATCATCAGCGGTGCATTACCCATCACGGCCACAAGCAAAGTGGCCAGAGCGGCGACCAGACAAGTAACGGTAGTCAGCGCCCCGCGATCCATGCCGGTCTCGGCGAGCATGGCCGGATGGACAAAAATAATGTAGGAGGCGGTAAGAAAGGTGGTGATGCCGGAGATCAGCTCAGTGCGCACATCACTGCCGCGTTCACTGAGTTGAAACAGGCGATCCAGTCGTTCAATCATGTCATTCTCCATGAAAGAAAGAGATCCGAGTCAAAATAAAACAAGGGTGCCGAGGCACCCTTGTCTGGTTCGTTTATGACATCGCGCAATCAGGAGCAGCCGCAACCGCCGCCACAACACCCGGACGGTGCCGTGTTCAGCGTCGTCGGCTGGGCCAGACGGGTCAGGGCTTCCATGTATTTTTGGCCGGTCTTCTCGACGATCTCTTTGGGCAGATCAGGGGCCGGAGCGGATTTTCCCCAGTCGAGGGTTTCGAGGTAATCACGCAGGAACTGCTTGTCGAAGCTGGGCTGAGGACCACCCGGCTGGTACTGATCTTTGGGCCAGAAGCGGGAAGAATCGGGAGTCAGAGCTTCGTCGATCCAGATCAGCTCGCCGTCAAGCATGCCGAACTCAAATTTGGTATCGGCGATGATAATGCCTTTTTCGTCGGCAATGTCACGGGCCCGCTCGTAGATGGCGATGGTGGTATCGCGCACCTTAGCGGCCAGCTCCTTGCCGCACAGCTCCTCAACTTTGGAGAACGGAATGTTCTCGTCGTGCTCGCCAAGCTCCGCCTTGGTCGACGGGGTGAAGATGACTTCGGGCAGCTTGTCGCTTTCTTTAAGACCTTCGGGCAACGGAATACCGCAAATGGCACCGGTCTTCTGGTAGTCTTTCCAGCCGGAACCGGAGATGTAACCGCGCACGATGCACTCAACGGGCAGCGGCTCGGCCTTTTTAACCAGCATGCTGCGCCCTTCAAGCTGCTCGCGGTACTGGTGCGTCTCGGGCGGAAACTCATCGACGTTGGTGCTGACGATGTGGTTGGGAATGATGTCGGTCATCTTCTCAAACCAGAATTTGGAGATTTCAGTCAACACGTAACCTTTTTGCGGAATGCCTTCATTCATGATGACATCAAAGGCGGAAATCCGGTCACTGGTGACGATCAACAGATACTCGCCGACATCATAAATGTCGCGGACTTTTCCCTGATTGACCAGTTTGAGATCGGGGCAGCTACTCTGCATTACGATCGGAGTCATGATTCATTCCCTTCTTCCATTGAGCGCAGGATTGCCGGAGCAATGATCACCTCGGCAGTTTGTTTGAGTTGTTCCAGTTTGCCGCGCAGCAATTCGTCCTGCTTACGAGCCAGAACGGTTTGTTGCAAACGTTGTGATTCTTCTTCGGTCAGGCCGTTGGGATCCGCCGGCTGCAGTTGCTTGAGACGAACAACATAAAATGTTTCCCCCGCACTGTACAGCTGAGAAGCCACCGGCTCTTTGATACTGAGGTTGAACGCGGCCTCGGCCAGTCCCGGAACATTGCCGAGGGTCGGCACAAACTCACCCAAGGCTCGACTGAACAAACCGGTCTCTTCAACCGGGCGGCCTTTGTCGGCAATTGATGTGAGCTTAGCACCTTGTTGGATTTTATCCAGGGCCTGCTGGGCGGCCTCTTCAGCCAGAACAACCGCCTGCTGACGCTTGTAGGCTTCAGTCACCTCGGCTTTAACGGCGCTCAGCTCAGGAATATGGCTGGCCACATTTTCAGTCACCGTGGCCAGAACCACGCCACGGGTCGTATTAACCGGCGCCAGCAGCTCTCCGGCGTTGGCGGCAAAGGCTTTCTCGGTCAACTCGGCGCTGATACCCACTGCAGGAATGGCTTGTGCCTGAGAGAACAGGCCGGTCTCAACCGGTGTCGCACCAAGAGTTTCAGCGGCGGCACTGAAGTTATTCTCTTTGCGGTTGAGATTGTAGGCGTCCATAGCTTTCTCGTAGGCCAGCTTACGGGCCTCATCGAGACGCAGGGCCTTTTCAACCTCATCGCGCACCTCGGCCAACGGCGTAAAGCCGGCCTCGATGTGCTCGCCCCCTTTGATGATGTGATAACCGAAACGCGTTTCCACAACAGGGCTCAGCGTGTCTTTCGTCAGCGCAAAGGCGGCACTCTCAAAAGCGGGATCCATGACGCCACGCTGAAAGAGTCCCAGTTCGCCGCCCTTTTTGGCCGTAGCGGCATCAGCGGAATATTGCTTGGCCAGCTTGGCAAAATCGCCGGTTTGAGCTTTTTCCAGAACCTGCTCAGCCAGGGCACGCTGCTTTTCACGCTGCGCGTCGTCGGCATCGGCCGCGACGGGAATGAGAATATGCGCTGCCGACACCTGTTCAGGAATGGCGTAATTGGCCAGATGGCGGTCATAGTAGCGCTGGATATCCCCTTCTTCGAGGGTCACTTGCTCCAGATAATCGGCAGGGCTCAAAGTGACCAAGCTCAGTGCAACCTGTTGCGCAACACGAAAGGACTCCTGGTTGGCCGCGTAATAGCTGCTAAGCCCTTCGTCGGTCACCTTGACCGCATCGGTAAAATCTCCCGTCTTGAACGCCACGTAACTCAGATTGACCTTTTCGTTGAGACGGCGATATTCATCAGCAACATCTTCATCGCTGACAACGGCTTCACTGCGAATCTGTGCCTGGGTCAAATTCACCAGCATCTGCTGTTTCTGCATCTGTTCAAACAGTTCCGGCGTCATGCGCTGGTAGCTGAGAACTGAAATATATTGTTCTTTGTTGAAAACGCCGTCTACCTGGAAAGCCGGAACCTCGGCAATGGTCTGAACCAGCTCGTCATCGCTGATCGACAAGTGCATGCGCTCGGCCTCTTCAAGCAGCAGGGCCTGGTCAATCAGCAAGTTGATGGACTGACGGGTCAGCTGCAGCTGTTTTTCAAGTTCCGGCGTGAAGTTCTGTCCGTAAAGGTTGTGGTACAGGTTATACATGTTGCTGTAGGTGGTGCGAAACTGTTCAAAACTGATATCGGTTCCGTTGACCTGTGCCGCTACGGTGATGTCTCGCTGTTGATCGCGGCCCTTACCCCAAACGAGGAAAATCGTGCCGATAAACGTTGCGATAATGACCCAGAAAACCACCTTCACGAGAGTGGTTTTCTGCTTTTTACGAATCAAATCCAGCATAGAAAGATTTCTCCTTGTCGAACGCGGAAAATTACGGTAAAAACAGCGTCGCATCTTACGTCAATACCCCAAGGGATTGCAACAGTTTTTCCCGTCGGCGGCCGGTTGAAAAAGCGGGTTACGGCAAGGGATTCGCCACCGTCGAATCCGGCAAAAAAATGCCGCCGATTATCCCGATTTACACGTTGACCCGATGGTGCAAGGTTTGCCGACGAACGTCAATTGAAGTTCGCGGTCACGTCTGTCCGGCAAAAGGCCTGTTAATCCTTGAGAAGAGACAGGGTTTCTGCTAGTTTGAACTCTTTCACATAGAAATGCCTGAATTCCCTGCATCCAACAAGAAGGAAAGTGCAGCTATGTTAAACCTGCTTAACGCCCTGTGGGGTATCTTTTCCAACGATCTCGCCATCGACCTGGGCACGGCCAATACCCTGGTCTACCTGAAAAGCAAAGGGATCGTTGTCAGTGAACCGTCCGTGGTTGCCGTCCAGAAAGATTCAACCGGGGCAAAAAAAGTTCTCGCGGTTGGTGTGGAAGCCAAAAAGATGCTCGGCCGGACTCCCGGCAGTATTGTGGCCATCCGCCCGATGAAGGATGGTGTGATCGCCGACTTCGACATCACCGAAGAAATGCTGCGCTATTTCATTCATAAAGTCCATAATCGCAAGGCGTTGGTTCGGCCGCGCATTGTCATCTGTGTTCCTTCAGGCATCACGCAGGTGGAAAAACGGGCGGTTAAGGAATCAGCGGAATCGGCCGGCGCCCGCGAAGTTTATCTGATCGAGGAGCCCATGGCAGCCGCCATTGGTGCCGGGCTGCCTATTACCGAGGCCAACGGCAACATGATCGTTGACATCGGCGGCGGCACCACCGAGGTGGCGATCATCTCCCTGGCGGGCATTGTCTACGCCAAAAGCGTTCGCGTCGGCGGCGACAAACTCGATGAGGCCGTCACCCAATACATCAAACGCAAATACAACATGCTTATCGGTGAGCGCACCGCAGAGCAGATCAAAATCGAAATCGGCAGTGCTCATGCCGGTGAGGAAGAAAGCACCATGGATGTCAAAGGCCGCGATCTGGTCACCGGCATCCCCCGCACGATCACCATCAATTCAGAAGAGATTCGCGAGGCCTTGGCCGAAACGGTAAATGCCATTGTTGAGGCAGTACGTGTTGCCCTGGAGCGCACCCCGCCTGAGCTGGCCGCCGACATCGTCGATCGCGGCATCATTCTCGCCGGCGGTGGAGCGCAGTTGCGTAATCTCGATGAGCTTCTGCGGCGTGAAACCGGCCTGCCGGTCATGATTGCCGACGATCCGTTGTCATGTGTTGTTCTCGGCTCCGGCATGGTTCTCGA
This region of uncultured Desulfuromonas sp. genomic DNA includes:
- a CDS encoding rod shape-determining protein; its protein translation is MLNLLNALWGIFSNDLAIDLGTANTLVYLKSKGIVVSEPSVVAVQKDSTGAKKVLAVGVEAKKMLGRTPGSIVAIRPMKDGVIADFDITEEMLRYFIHKVHNRKALVRPRIVICVPSGITQVEKRAVKESAESAGAREVYLIEEPMAAAIGAGLPITEANGNMIVDIGGGTTEVAIISLAGIVYAKSVRVGGDKLDEAVTQYIKRKYNMLIGERTAEQIKIEIGSAHAGEEESTMDVKGRDLVTGIPRTITINSEEIREALAETVNAIVEAVRVALERTPPELAADIVDRGIILAGGGAQLRNLDELLRRETGLPVMIADDPLSCVVLGSGMVLDELDLLRRVTVVT